From Pseudomonas sp. G.S.17, the proteins below share one genomic window:
- the atpB gene encoding F0F1 ATP synthase subunit A encodes MAEQTASGYIQHHLQNLTFGHLPDGTWGFAHDAAAAKEMGFWAFHVDTLGWSVALGLIFVLIFRMAAKKATSGQPGALQNFVEVLVEFVDGSVKDSFHGRSPVIAPLALTIFVWVFLMNAVDLIPVDWIPQLAIMITGDSHIPFRAVSTTDPNATLGMALSVFALIIIYSIKVKGIGGFIGELTLHPFGSKNIFVQALLIPVNFLLEFVTLIAKPISLALRLFGNMYAGELVFILIAVMFGSGLLWLSGLGVVLQWAWAVFHILIITLQAFIFMMLTIVYLSMAHEDNH; translated from the coding sequence ATGGCAGAGCAAACAGCTTCGGGCTATATCCAGCACCACTTGCAGAACCTGACCTTTGGTCATTTGCCGGACGGCACTTGGGGCTTCGCCCACGATGCGGCCGCGGCGAAGGAAATGGGTTTTTGGGCTTTCCACGTCGATACTCTCGGCTGGTCGGTCGCACTGGGTCTGATCTTCGTCCTGATTTTCCGCATGGCGGCAAAGAAGGCGACTTCAGGTCAACCAGGCGCACTGCAGAACTTCGTTGAAGTGCTTGTCGAATTCGTCGACGGCAGCGTGAAGGACAGCTTCCACGGTCGTAGCCCGGTGATTGCACCGCTGGCACTGACCATTTTCGTCTGGGTTTTCCTGATGAACGCCGTCGACCTTATCCCGGTCGACTGGATTCCTCAGCTGGCGATCATGATCACCGGGGATTCTCACATTCCGTTCCGTGCGGTATCGACGACTGACCCTAACGCGACCCTGGGCATGGCCCTGTCGGTGTTTGCGTTGATCATCATCTACAGCATCAAGGTCAAGGGCATCGGTGGTTTCATCGGCGAACTGACCCTTCACCCGTTCGGCAGCAAGAACATCTTTGTTCAGGCGCTGTTGATTCCGGTGAACTTCCTGCTTGAATTCGTGACACTGATTGCCAAACCGATTTCGTTGGCACTGCGTCTGTTCGGCAACATGTACGCTGGCGAGCTGGTGTTCATCCTGATCGCCGTCATGTTCGGCAGCGGCCTGCTCTGGCTCAGCGGCCTGGGCGTGGTTCTGCAATGGGCGTGGGCTGTATTCCACATCCTGATCATCACCTTGCAGGCGTTCATCTTCATGATGCTGACCATCGTTTACCTGTCGATGGCTCACGAAGACAACCATTAA
- a CDS encoding F0F1 ATP synthase subunit I, with product MESRMPSRLPFHRLAVFPVLLAQFIVLLLAALALWQWHGVVAGYSGLCGGLIAWLPNLYFAHKAFRFTGARAAQAIVRSFYAGEAGKLILTAVLFALTFAGVKPLAPLAVFGVFMLTQLVSWFAPVLMRTRLSRP from the coding sequence ATGGAATCTCGCATGCCAAGCCGCTTGCCGTTCCATCGCCTGGCGGTTTTCCCGGTATTGCTGGCTCAATTTATTGTCCTGCTGCTGGCAGCCTTGGCGCTGTGGCAGTGGCACGGGGTCGTAGCTGGATATTCAGGGCTGTGCGGAGGCCTGATAGCTTGGCTCCCCAATTTGTATTTCGCTCATAAGGCTTTCCGGTTCACCGGGGCTAGAGCAGCGCAAGCCATTGTCCGGTCTTTTTATGCCGGCGAGGCGGGCAAACTGATTTTAACGGCAGTGCTGTTTGCACTGACGTTCGCAGGTGTGAAGCCATTGGCGCCGCTGGCTGTATTCGGCGTCTTCATGTTGACCCAACTGGTCAGCTGGTTCGCACCGGTGCTTATGAGAACAAGACTTTCGAGACCTTAG
- a CDS encoding ParB/RepB/Spo0J family partition protein yields MAVKKRGLGRGLDALLSSPTVSSLEEQAVKADQRELQHVPLDLIQRGKYQPRRDMDPQALEELAQSIKAQGVMQPIVVRPLADNRFEIIAGERRWRASQQAGMETIPAMVRDVPDETAIAMALIENIQREDLNPIEEAVALQRLQQEFQLTQQQVADAVGKSRVSVANLLRLIALPEVIKTMLSHGDLEMGHARALLGLPEDRQVEGARHVVARGLTVRQTEALVRQWLSGKPAAAEPLKTDPDISRLEQRLAERLGSAVQIRHGQKGKGQLVIRYNSLDELQGVLAHIR; encoded by the coding sequence ATGGCCGTCAAGAAACGAGGTCTCGGACGTGGGCTGGACGCACTTCTGAGCAGTCCAACCGTCAGTTCGCTGGAAGAACAGGCCGTCAAGGCCGATCAGCGCGAATTGCAGCACGTACCGCTGGATCTGATCCAGCGGGGCAAATACCAACCGCGCCGCGACATGGACCCGCAAGCCCTTGAAGAGCTGGCCCAGTCGATCAAGGCTCAAGGCGTGATGCAGCCCATCGTGGTGCGTCCGCTTGCCGACAACCGTTTTGAAATCATTGCCGGTGAGCGCCGTTGGCGTGCCAGTCAGCAGGCCGGAATGGAGACCATTCCCGCGATGGTGCGCGATGTGCCGGATGAAACGGCCATCGCCATGGCGCTGATCGAGAATATTCAGCGCGAGGACCTCAATCCCATCGAGGAAGCGGTCGCCCTGCAGCGTTTGCAGCAGGAGTTCCAACTGACCCAGCAGCAAGTCGCCGACGCGGTGGGTAAGTCCCGCGTCAGCGTGGCCAACCTGCTGCGTCTGATTGCGCTGCCGGAAGTCATCAAGACCATGCTGTCCCACGGCGACCTGGAAATGGGTCATGCCCGCGCTTTGCTCGGTTTGCCGGAAGACAGGCAGGTCGAAGGGGCGCGACACGTTGTCGCACGTGGCCTGACTGTGCGTCAGACAGAAGCCCTGGTTCGCCAGTGGCTGAGCGGAAAACCGGCCGCTGCGGAACCGCTAAAAACCGATCCGGACATCAGTCGCCTGGAACAGCGATTGGCCGAGCGGCTGGGCTCCGCGGTGCAAATTCGCCATGGGCAGAAGGGAAAAGGTCAATTAGTCATCCGATATAACTCACTGGATGAGCTTCAGGGTGTGCTCGCACACATCCGCTGA
- a CDS encoding ParA family protein yields the protein MAKVFAIANQKGGVGKTTTCINLAASLVATKRRVLLIDLDPQGNATMGSGVDKHGLENSIYDVLIGECDLVQAMQFSEHGGYQLLPANRDLTAAEVNLLEMQMKESRLRNALAPIRENYDYILIDCPPSLSMLTLNALVAADGVIIPMQCEYFALEGLSDLVDNIKRIGELLNPQLKIEGLLRTMYDPRLSLINDVSAQLKEHFGEQLYDTVIPRNIRLAEAPSFGMPALAYDKSSRGALAYLALAGEMVRRQRRTTRTAQPT from the coding sequence ATGGCTAAGGTATTCGCGATAGCGAACCAAAAGGGTGGTGTGGGCAAAACCACCACCTGCATCAACCTCGCAGCGTCACTGGTCGCGACCAAGCGCCGCGTCCTGTTGATCGATCTCGACCCGCAAGGCAACGCTACGATGGGTAGCGGTGTGGATAAGCACGGGTTGGAAAACTCCATTTACGACGTACTGATCGGCGAATGCGATCTGGTACAGGCCATGCAGTTTTCCGAGCATGGCGGTTATCAGCTGCTGCCGGCCAACCGCGACCTCACGGCTGCGGAAGTCAATCTGCTGGAAATGCAGATGAAGGAAAGTCGCCTGCGCAATGCGCTGGCGCCGATCCGCGAGAACTACGACTACATCCTCATCGACTGTCCGCCGTCGTTGTCGATGCTCACGTTGAACGCTCTGGTTGCCGCCGACGGGGTGATTATCCCCATGCAATGCGAATACTTTGCCCTCGAAGGGCTCAGTGACCTTGTGGATAACATCAAGCGCATTGGCGAGCTGCTCAACCCGCAGCTGAAGATCGAAGGCCTGTTGCGAACCATGTATGACCCTCGCCTGAGCCTGATCAACGACGTTTCTGCCCAGCTCAAGGAACACTTTGGCGAACAGCTGTACGACACGGTGATCCCGCGCAACATCCGTCTGGCCGAGGCGCCGAGTTTCGGCATGCCGGCGCTGGCGTATGACAAGTCATCGCGCGGTGCGCTGGCCTACCTGGCTCTGGCCGGGGAAATGGTTCGTCGTCAACGGCGCACTACGCGCACAGCTCAGCCAACTTAA